One segment of Cetobacterium sp. NK01 DNA contains the following:
- a CDS encoding replication-associated recombination protein A, with the protein MQSIFGGNFEDAKPLSTRLRPQKFVDFKGQEKLLGKNGVLRKIIEGKSLSNMILYGPSGSGKSSLGEIISKELNYNFETLNATVASLNDLREIVEKAKRNLELYGKRTILFLDEIHRFNKTQQDALLSYTESGILILVGATTENPYHSLNNALLSRCLIFEFKPLTRDNIREILIKGENLLNLQLPEEVRDVILDISQGDSRVALNYLELYKNSCMGYSKEEIIDIFRERKASYHKEEDKYNIISAMIKSIRGSDPDSAVYWLARLLHGGEDPRYIARRIFIHASEDIGMANPEAMLIANSAMNASEKIGMPEIRIILSQAVIYLAISTKSNSSYMAIDKALKDIEDGDLEPVPIHIGTGAVGYKYPHNYENNFVEQKYRANRKKYYIPGNNRNEKLIEEKLDKLWKLK; encoded by the coding sequence ATGCAAAGTATATTTGGTGGAAATTTTGAAGATGCAAAACCTCTATCTACTCGTTTAAGGCCTCAGAAGTTTGTAGATTTTAAAGGGCAAGAAAAACTTCTAGGAAAAAATGGTGTTCTTAGAAAAATAATAGAGGGTAAATCTTTATCTAATATGATTTTATATGGACCATCAGGCTCTGGAAAAAGTTCATTGGGTGAAATAATATCTAAAGAGTTAAACTATAATTTTGAGACTTTAAATGCAACAGTAGCAAGTTTAAATGATTTAAGAGAGATTGTAGAAAAAGCTAAAAGAAATTTAGAGTTATATGGGAAAAGAACAATTTTATTTTTAGATGAAATTCATAGATTTAATAAAACTCAACAAGATGCGTTATTGTCTTATACAGAGTCAGGAATATTAATTTTAGTTGGAGCTACTACTGAAAATCCTTATCATAGTCTAAACAATGCACTATTATCAAGGTGTTTAATCTTTGAATTTAAACCTTTAACAAGAGATAATATAAGAGAGATTTTAATAAAAGGTGAAAATTTATTAAATTTACAACTTCCCGAAGAGGTAAGAGATGTTATTTTAGATATTTCTCAAGGAGATAGTAGAGTAGCTTTAAATTACTTAGAATTATATAAAAATAGTTGTATGGGATACTCTAAAGAAGAGATAATAGATATTTTCAGAGAAAGAAAAGCCTCTTATCATAAGGAAGAGGATAAATATAATATAATTTCAGCTATGATAAAAAGTATAAGAGGAAGCGATCCAGACTCAGCAGTATATTGGTTAGCAAGGCTTCTTCATGGTGGAGAAGATCCACGATATATAGCAAGAAGAATATTTATCCATGCAAGTGAAGACATTGGCATGGCTAATCCAGAAGCTATGTTAATAGCAAATAGTGCTATGAATGCAAGTGAAAAAATAGGAATGCCAGAAATAAGGATAATTTTATCTCAGGCAGTTATTTATTTAGCAATATCAACAAAAAGCAATTCGAGCTATATGGCAATAGATAAAGCTTTAAAAGATATAGAGGATGGAGACTTAGAACCGGTTCCAATACATATAGGGACTGGAGCGGTAGGATATAAATATCCTCATAATTATGAAAATAATTTTGTGGAGCAAAAATATAGAGCAAATAGAAAAAAATACTATATTCCAGGAAATAACAGAAATGAAAAACTAATTGAAGAAAAATTAGATAAATTATGGAAATTAAAATAA
- the secG gene encoding preprotein translocase subunit SecG gives METLLTLFLFIFAVALIILVLVQPDRSHGMSGSMGMGGSNTVFGVSKDGGPLARATEVVAFLFILSALLLYLVK, from the coding sequence ATGGAGACACTTTTAACATTGTTTTTATTTATTTTTGCTGTAGCTTTAATAATATTAGTTCTTGTTCAACCAGATAGAAGCCATGGTATGTCAGGTAGCATGGGAATGGGAGGTTCAAATACAGTATTTGGAGTTTCAAAAGATGGAGGACCACTAGCCAGAGCAACTGAAGTAGTAGCATTTTTATTCATACTTTCAGCACTTCTTCTGTATCTAGTAAAATAG
- a CDS encoding PhoH family protein has protein sequence MRKIYVLDTNVLIHDHRSIYSFEDNEVVVPIYVIEEIDNLKRNSTTAIQARLAARELDTIRKKGCIAKGVELEKKIFFRVEIESDLNLLPPVLKKDSMDNMIIATTLGIKNKNPDMKVILITKDINMRIKADSLGLEVQDYETDRTDYTTLYDGYEEIEVSRDIYNKFDKAGKINVWELGKEYHFTENMFVKFKCGEEKTFGRYIGGKIRRNLEGQISAWGARARNDEQEYAMELLMDENIKVVTLVGRAGTGKTLLAIAAGLEQVVERGKYKRLLIARPIIPMGKDLGYLPGSEEEKLRPWMQPIYDNIDYLAGEKGEKTGEKVILGLQTMGLLKIEALTYIRGRSIPNGYIIIDEAQNLTPLEVKTIITRAGENTKIVLTGDPDQIDSPYLDSDTNGLTYLSEKLKNESIVGHVTLKKGERSALAELAAKLL, from the coding sequence ATGAGAAAAATCTATGTTCTAGACACTAATGTTTTAATACATGATCATCGTAGTATTTATAGTTTTGAAGATAATGAAGTTGTTGTTCCTATATATGTAATAGAGGAGATAGATAATTTAAAGAGAAATAGTACGACAGCAATACAGGCTCGTTTAGCAGCTAGAGAGCTTGATACCATAAGGAAAAAAGGGTGTATTGCAAAAGGGGTAGAGCTAGAGAAAAAGATTTTTTTCAGAGTAGAGATAGAAAGTGATTTAAATTTATTACCACCGGTATTAAAAAAAGACTCAATGGATAATATGATAATTGCAACAACTCTCGGAATTAAAAATAAAAATCCAGATATGAAAGTAATTTTAATAACTAAAGATATAAATATGAGAATTAAGGCAGATTCTTTAGGATTAGAAGTTCAAGATTACGAAACAGATAGAACGGATTATACGACGTTGTATGATGGTTATGAAGAGATTGAAGTTTCAAGAGATATTTATAATAAATTTGATAAAGCTGGAAAAATAAATGTTTGGGAGTTAGGAAAAGAGTATCATTTTACAGAAAATATGTTTGTTAAATTTAAATGTGGAGAAGAAAAAACTTTTGGAAGATATATAGGTGGAAAAATTAGAAGAAATTTAGAAGGACAAATATCAGCTTGGGGTGCAAGGGCAAGAAACGATGAACAAGAATATGCAATGGAACTTTTAATGGATGAAAATATAAAAGTTGTAACATTAGTAGGAAGAGCTGGGACTGGAAAAACTTTATTGGCAATAGCAGCAGGATTAGAACAAGTTGTTGAAAGAGGTAAATATAAAAGATTACTTATAGCTCGTCCAATAATTCCAATGGGAAAAGATTTAGGATATCTGCCTGGAAGTGAAGAAGAGAAATTAAGACCATGGATGCAGCCCATATATGACAATATAGACTATTTAGCTGGGGAAAAAGGTGAAAAAACTGGAGAGAAAGTAATTTTAGGGCTTCAAACTATGGGACTTTTAAAAATAGAAGCTCTTACTTATATAAGAGGAAGAAGTATTCCTAACGGATATATAATAATAGATGAAGCACAAAACTTAACTCCTCTCGAAGTAAAAACCATAATAACAAGAGCAGGAGAAAATACAAAGATAGTGTTAACAGGAGATCCAGATCAAATAGATAGTCCATATTTAGATTCAGACACAAATGGGCTTACATATCTATCAGAAAAATTAAAAAATGAAAGTATAGTAGGACATGTTACTTTAAAAAAAGGTGAACGTTCAGCATTAGCTGAGTTAGCAGCAAAACTTCTATAA
- the ruvA gene encoding Holliday junction branch migration protein RuvA, with product MFEYLNGVIKIKKPEYLAVDVNGVGYRVYITLKTYDQVQVGEKKELYIYNVIKEDAFKLVGFLQERERVLFEMLIGISGIGLSLALSIMSTFSIDNIREIVLTEDFKTLKRVPKLGEKKSKQIIIDLNNKIKTLNLMSMEDPSGDMLNNAIEEELYMALDSLGYSKKEIDSMISKDELNSYSTLEEAIKGVLKKIQLRG from the coding sequence ATGTTTGAATATTTAAATGGAGTAATAAAAATAAAAAAACCAGAATATTTAGCAGTGGATGTAAATGGAGTAGGATATAGAGTTTACATAACTTTAAAAACTTATGATCAAGTACAGGTGGGAGAGAAAAAAGAGCTATATATATATAATGTAATAAAAGAAGATGCATTTAAACTAGTAGGATTTTTACAGGAGAGAGAAAGAGTTCTTTTTGAGATGTTAATAGGAATCAGTGGAATAGGATTATCACTGGCCCTTTCTATAATGTCAACATTTTCAATAGACAATATTAGAGAGATTGTTTTAACAGAAGATTTTAAGACGTTAAAAAGAGTTCCAAAATTAGGAGAAAAAAAATCAAAGCAAATAATTATAGATTTAAATAATAAGATTAAAACATTAAATTTAATGTCTATGGAAGATCCATCAGGAGATATGTTAAATAATGCGATTGAAGAAGAGTTATATATGGCATTAGATTCTTTAGGATACAGTAAAAAGGAAATAGATTCTATGATAAGTAAAGATGAGTTAAATAGTTATTCTACTTTAGAAGAGGCAATTAAGGGAGTTTTAAAAAAAATTCAATTAAGGGGATGA